Proteins encoded together in one Chryseobacterium sp. G0201 window:
- a CDS encoding class I SAM-dependent methyltransferase: MGNKKILNKEIQNYINANLSTDLHSLLLKKSPFSEVSMQEIVQQIKGKQVAQRKFPFLLKEGIIFPPQLNLEQSSSEKTALYKSEILKGKKFIDLTSGFGIDAYYLSQNFDDVTLVEQNSELLEIVAHNWAVLEKKAKFINQKLEDFLNDNQETFDVVYLDPARRDNNKNKVFLLEDLSPNILEIQGKLLTISNEVVIKLSPLIDLKYLVSVLPNIFRIEIIALKNDVKEVVVFLSNENSGKIICKCVNLESGESDFEYQFGDDENAHSEYSEPEKYIYIPNHSILKAGIFNLISEKFKLKKLHPNSHFYTSDEKINNFPGRILEVKVIDSKDIKKKEQFNIISKNYPLKPEELKKKYGLKDGGESYLIFTQSKKGKIILKSI; the protein is encoded by the coding sequence GTGGGAAATAAAAAAATACTAAACAAAGAAATCCAAAACTACATCAATGCAAATCTATCCACAGACTTGCATTCATTACTATTAAAAAAATCCCCATTTTCTGAAGTTTCTATGCAGGAAATTGTTCAACAGATCAAAGGAAAACAAGTCGCACAGAGAAAGTTTCCGTTTTTATTAAAAGAAGGAATTATTTTCCCGCCACAGCTTAATTTAGAACAATCATCCTCAGAAAAAACAGCTTTATACAAATCTGAAATTTTAAAAGGTAAGAAATTCATAGACCTAACCAGCGGTTTCGGGATCGATGCCTATTATCTTTCTCAAAACTTTGATGATGTCACGCTTGTTGAACAAAACTCCGAACTTTTGGAGATTGTAGCACACAATTGGGCTGTTTTAGAAAAAAAGGCCAAATTTATCAACCAAAAACTGGAAGATTTCCTTAATGACAATCAAGAAACTTTTGATGTTGTTTATTTAGATCCTGCAAGAAGAGATAACAATAAAAACAAAGTCTTTTTGTTGGAAGATCTTTCTCCAAATATCTTGGAAATTCAGGGAAAATTGCTCACAATTTCAAATGAAGTGGTGATAAAACTATCTCCATTGATCGATTTGAAATATTTAGTTTCTGTTTTACCGAATATTTTCAGAATTGAAATTATTGCTCTCAAAAATGATGTAAAAGAAGTTGTGGTTTTCTTATCAAATGAAAATTCAGGGAAGATTATTTGTAAATGCGTGAACTTAGAAAGTGGAGAATCTGACTTCGAATATCAGTTTGGAGACGATGAAAATGCCCATTCTGAATATTCTGAGCCCGAAAAATACATTTATATTCCAAATCATTCGATTTTAAAGGCAGGAATTTTTAATTTAATCTCAGAAAAATTTAAGTTAAAAAAGCTTCATCCGAATAGTCATTTCTATACTTCTGATGAAAAAATAAATAATTTCCCAGGAAGGATTTTAGAAGTGAAAGTAATTGATAGTAAGGATATTAAGAAGAAAGAGCAATTTAATATCATCTCAAAAAATTATCCTTTAAAACCGGAAGAACTTAAAAAGAAATACGGGCTAAAAGACGGTGGTGAGAGCTATCTTATTTTTACACAATCCAAAAAAGGTAAAATTATTTTAAAATCAATATAA
- a CDS encoding DinB family protein: MKDKLIDLFEYTYHFNREMIKIISVNISKIDEKTISLINHTLNAQQVWNSRILGEKAFEVWQINPFENLEEINHQNFHKSIQIVQKSDFDQRIEYQNSKGKKFENSIFEMLFQAINHSTYHRGQINSLLKQTGIEPVLTDYIFYKR; encoded by the coding sequence ATGAAGGATAAACTGATCGATTTATTTGAATATACCTATCATTTCAACCGCGAAATGATTAAAATTATTTCAGTAAATATTTCGAAGATTGATGAGAAAACAATCAGTTTAATCAATCATACTTTAAATGCTCAACAAGTCTGGAATTCAAGAATTTTAGGTGAAAAAGCTTTTGAGGTTTGGCAAATCAATCCTTTTGAAAATTTAGAGGAAATTAATCATCAAAACTTTCACAAAAGTATTCAAATTGTTCAAAAGTCAGATTTTGACCAAAGAATTGAATATCAAAACTCAAAAGGAAAAAAGTTTGAGAACAGTATTTTTGAAATGCTTTTTCAGGCAATCAATCATTCGACATATCACCGAGGCCAGATCAATTCTTTATTAAAACAAACCGGAATTGAACCTGTATTGACGGATTATATTTTTTATAAAAGATAA
- a CDS encoding methylmalonyl-CoA mutase family protein, with protein sequence MLNTDTFPNWENLVKKQLKTEDIYTILKKENLEGIDVKPFYSSVQKPLVNLPKVEESTHLVATYHESLEDDVFAFMLDHNVENLEEKTIFINNKDLAEHISPADNDQYFSLIDVFDEKNGVIDDQLAKELLAKDFKRNICVDISLHQNAGAAIYQQLGIALAKTKELVEVYGQEILNKLIFKIAVGGNYFFETAKLRAFKLIFNQFSKEYGLDQIPYIFAETSLRNKAVVDRENNLIRSTLELASAMIGGADAVYSTNYLVEKSTENSEEISFKQQIVLAYESIINVFEDASNGSYYVEDITQQIAEKSWAFFVEIEEAGGYLELLKNGVIQKKIYNQAIEEQQWVEEGKIKIIGVNLYPKLDVKKSVAELYNEKEIKAVRWAEMFE encoded by the coding sequence ATGTTAAATACAGATACTTTTCCTAACTGGGAAAATTTAGTAAAGAAGCAGCTTAAAACAGAAGATATTTACACCATTCTGAAAAAAGAAAATTTAGAAGGAATTGATGTGAAGCCTTTTTACAGTTCTGTTCAGAAACCTTTGGTAAACCTTCCTAAAGTTGAGGAAAGTACACATTTGGTGGCAACGTATCATGAGAGTTTAGAAGATGATGTTTTCGCGTTTATGTTAGACCATAACGTTGAAAACCTTGAGGAGAAAACAATTTTCATTAACAATAAAGATTTAGCGGAACATATAAGCCCTGCAGATAACGATCAATATTTTTCGTTGATCGATGTATTTGATGAAAAAAATGGAGTAATTGATGATCAATTAGCCAAAGAATTATTAGCCAAAGATTTCAAAAGAAATATTTGTGTTGACATTTCTCTGCATCAAAATGCCGGAGCTGCAATCTATCAGCAGTTAGGAATTGCCTTGGCAAAAACAAAAGAGCTTGTAGAAGTTTATGGACAGGAAATTTTAAATAAATTGATCTTCAAAATAGCTGTAGGAGGAAATTATTTCTTTGAAACAGCGAAATTAAGAGCTTTTAAATTAATTTTTAATCAATTTTCCAAAGAATATGGCTTAGATCAAATTCCTTATATTTTTGCAGAAACTTCATTAAGAAATAAAGCCGTTGTAGACCGTGAAAATAATCTAATCCGTTCTACATTGGAGCTAGCTTCTGCGATGATTGGTGGTGCAGATGCAGTGTACAGCACAAATTATTTGGTAGAAAAAAGCACGGAAAATTCGGAAGAAATTTCTTTCAAACAGCAAATCGTTTTAGCTTACGAAAGTATTATTAATGTCTTTGAAGACGCATCTAACGGAAGTTATTATGTTGAAGACATTACCCAACAAATTGCAGAAAAGTCTTGGGCTTTCTTTGTTGAAATTGAAGAAGCTGGAGGTTATTTAGAGCTTCTAAAAAATGGAGTTATCCAAAAAAAGATCTACAACCAAGCTATTGAAGAGCAACAATGGGTTGAAGAAGGTAAAATAAAGATAATTGGAGTTAATTTATATCCCAAATTAGACGTTAAAAAGTCTGTTGCAGAATTGTATAACGAAAAAGAAATAAAAGCCGTTCGTTGGGCAGAAATGTTTGAATAA
- a CDS encoding FtsB family cell division protein, producing the protein MEENKLIKEIKPKSETFIFIKNYVLNKYVLTVCLFLVWMVFFDKTSFLVINELNGEINKYEEQLEYYKTEYEKNDTFYKKLMNNKSEKEKYARENYFMKKPNEEIFILVVDSTNVAKK; encoded by the coding sequence ATGGAAGAGAATAAACTTATTAAAGAAATTAAACCAAAGTCAGAGACATTCATATTTATTAAAAATTATGTTTTAAACAAATATGTCCTTACAGTCTGTCTGTTCTTGGTTTGGATGGTTTTCTTTGATAAAACTTCGTTCTTGGTTATTAATGAACTCAATGGTGAGATCAATAAATACGAAGAACAATTAGAATATTATAAAACAGAATACGAAAAAAATGATACGTTTTATAAGAAACTAATGAACAATAAATCGGAAAAAGAAAAATACGCAAGAGAAAATTATTTTATGAAAAAACCGAATGAAGAGATTTTTATTCTGGTTGTCGACAGCACAAATGTTGCTAAAAAATAA
- the udk gene encoding uridine kinase, producing the protein MLVIGIAGGTGSGKTTVVDKILQQLDIEGMNILSQDNYYHDNHNLTLTEREALNYDHPKSIDFELMLKHVKALKNHEPIEQPIYSFVTHSRTGDHVTVEPKNVLVVEGILVLTNKELLKEFDLKVFVHADSDERLIRRIRRDTQERGRDLSEVLHRYQTTLKPMHQEFIEPSKNEADLIIPNMKQNSVAIDFLTTVIKNSLRKH; encoded by the coding sequence ATGCTTGTAATAGGAATTGCGGGAGGTACAGGATCCGGCAAAACTACAGTTGTTGATAAAATACTTCAACAGCTTGATATCGAAGGAATGAACATCCTTTCTCAGGATAATTATTATCATGACAATCATAATTTAACGCTTACAGAAAGAGAAGCCTTAAATTATGACCATCCAAAGTCGATAGATTTTGAATTGATGCTGAAACACGTAAAAGCTTTAAAGAATCACGAGCCTATAGAACAGCCGATTTACAGCTTTGTGACGCATTCCAGAACCGGAGATCATGTAACTGTAGAACCTAAAAATGTATTGGTCGTAGAAGGAATTTTGGTACTTACGAATAAAGAATTATTAAAGGAATTTGATCTGAAGGTATTTGTTCATGCAGATTCTGATGAAAGATTAATCAGGAGGATAAGGAGAGATACGCAAGAGAGGGGCAGAGATTTGAGTGAGGTTTTACACCGTTATCAGACAACTTTAAAGCCGATGCATCAGGAATTTATTGAGCCTTCAAAAAATGAAGCAGACCTTATTATCCCGAACATGAAGCAAAATTCCGTAGCGATTGATTTTCTGACCACCGTCATCAAAAACTCGTTAAGAAAACACTAA
- a CDS encoding T9SS type A sorting domain-containing protein gives MKLKINSLILGCVLSYSAFAAQESSLEAPAKRWLSENSRSLGIQNFSQLKLNFVKKGSSGETLRFQQMIKEVPVFQSEIVLHFNKDGKITYTSTDSFKKEIKDINTNPSLSASEALQKAHTASKTKGEITFEENKLLVYFTENGETKLVYRILTNSHDNPGSWETIIDAQNGNVLSVKDIANYHHDKNEAPKPAKKNLKKDVSAKKVLVSGSGYIFNPDPLSKMQVAYAGQYLDNNDATNASLDAARTLVTIPELDLTAGVYKLKGSYAEIKDLETPSTGLFTQATNQFLFNRNDQGFEAVNAYWHVDNSLRYINETLNIVCKPLTNEGILWYDPHGLDGDDNSYYSNGRLVFGEGGVDDAEDADVVLHELGHGLHDWLTNGSLSQVQGLSEGCGDYWAQSYSRSLGQWPSSTAAYNWMFSWDGHNEYWSGRITNYTVLYPGSGAIHTRGQIWASALMRIYDKIGKAKTDRAFLEGLSMTDSNTNQQNAAIAVRQAAIDMLGTFGYTCSDITTMTQEFTTAGYVLPAYNCQLSVDDVSKKEIIAIYPNPVTDILNISMKVNKEEKVEVYNMEGRKVLETTINNGKNTINVSHLQTGDYILNIKGIELSTKFIKK, from the coding sequence ATGAAATTAAAAATTAACTCTTTAATTCTGGGCTGTGTCCTTTCCTACTCAGCATTTGCGGCGCAGGAGTCGTCGTTAGAAGCTCCGGCTAAAAGGTGGCTCAGTGAAAATTCCAGAAGTTTGGGAATTCAAAATTTCAGTCAGCTTAAATTAAATTTCGTTAAGAAGGGAAGTTCTGGGGAAACATTGCGTTTTCAGCAGATGATTAAAGAGGTACCAGTTTTTCAATCTGAAATCGTATTACACTTTAACAAAGACGGAAAAATTACTTATACTTCTACGGACAGCTTTAAAAAAGAGATTAAAGATATCAATACCAATCCTTCTTTATCAGCGTCAGAAGCTCTTCAAAAGGCTCATACAGCATCAAAAACTAAAGGAGAAATTACGTTTGAAGAAAATAAATTATTAGTTTATTTTACAGAAAACGGAGAAACTAAGTTGGTTTATAGAATTCTTACCAACTCTCACGACAATCCTGGAAGCTGGGAAACAATCATAGACGCGCAAAATGGAAATGTATTAAGCGTAAAAGATATTGCGAATTATCATCATGATAAAAATGAGGCTCCAAAGCCCGCAAAAAAAAATCTAAAAAAAGACGTAAGCGCTAAAAAGGTTTTAGTATCTGGCTCTGGATATATTTTCAATCCGGATCCGCTTTCTAAAATGCAGGTTGCCTATGCAGGTCAGTACTTAGATAATAATGATGCTACCAATGCAAGTTTAGATGCTGCAAGAACTTTGGTTACAATTCCGGAATTGGATCTTACGGCAGGTGTATATAAATTAAAAGGATCTTACGCAGAAATCAAAGACCTAGAAACACCTTCTACAGGGCTTTTCACTCAGGCAACTAATCAATTCTTATTTAATAGAAATGATCAGGGATTTGAAGCTGTGAATGCATATTGGCATGTAGACAACAGTTTACGTTACATTAATGAAACATTAAATATTGTCTGTAAACCTTTAACCAATGAAGGAATATTATGGTACGATCCACATGGTTTGGACGGAGACGATAATTCTTATTACAGCAACGGAAGATTAGTTTTCGGAGAGGGCGGTGTAGATGATGCTGAAGATGCAGACGTTGTTTTGCATGAATTAGGGCACGGACTTCACGATTGGTTAACCAATGGAAGTTTATCTCAAGTTCAGGGATTAAGCGAGGGTTGTGGAGATTACTGGGCGCAGTCATACAGTAGAAGTCTTGGGCAATGGCCTTCATCTACAGCTGCATACAACTGGATGTTCAGCTGGGATGGTCACAATGAATATTGGTCAGGAAGAATCACAAATTACACTGTTTTGTATCCGGGATCAGGAGCGATTCATACAAGAGGTCAAATCTGGGCTTCTGCATTGATGAGGATTTATGATAAAATCGGAAAAGCAAAAACCGACAGAGCCTTTTTAGAAGGATTATCTATGACGGATTCAAACACAAATCAGCAAAATGCTGCTATTGCTGTAAGACAGGCTGCCATTGATATGTTGGGAACTTTCGGATATACTTGTAGCGATATCACTACAATGACACAGGAATTTACAACTGCGGGATATGTTTTGCCGGCTTACAATTGCCAGTTAAGCGTGGATGATGTCTCTAAGAAAGAAATTATTGCTATTTATCCAAACCCTGTTACTGATATATTGAATATTTCAATGAAGGTTAACAAAGAGGAAAAAGTAGAAGTTTACAACATGGAAGGAAGAAAAGTATTGGAAACTACCATTAATAATGGGAAAAATACAATCAATGTTTCTCATCTTCAGACAGGAGACTATATTTTAAATATAAAAGGAATAGAATTGTCAACTAAATTTATCAAAAAATAA
- a CDS encoding ATP-dependent Clp protease adaptor ClpS has protein sequence MIFYNNIKDYEDPKRQYEEEVLVLEETDDVYKLILHNDDIHTFDYVIDSLIEICKHTLEQAEQCTMLVHYKGKCTVKTGSMDIVKPMHEKLISRELTSEIV, from the coding sequence ATGATTTTTTATAACAATATAAAAGATTACGAAGATCCGAAACGTCAATATGAAGAAGAAGTTCTGGTATTGGAAGAAACGGATGATGTTTATAAGTTAATTTTACATAACGATGATATTCATACCTTTGATTATGTAATTGATTCTCTTATAGAGATTTGTAAACATACGTTAGAACAGGCCGAACAATGTACAATGTTGGTGCATTATAAAGGCAAATGCACGGTGAAAACAGGATCTATGGATATTGTGAAACCCATGCATGAAAAACTTATTTCAAGGGAATTAACTAGCGAAATAGTATAA
- a CDS encoding hemolysin family protein, translated as MDSDIVRLLLAVFLVLLNGFFVAAEFSIVKVRYSQIQIKAAEGNSMAKQAEHIIKHLDEYLSATQLGITLASLALGWVGESALHHVVDNIFHSLNVEMAQTTITTISVVTSFVLITVMHIVFGELIPKSIAIRKSEATTMATAVPLRVFYTVFKPFIWLMNLMSNTFLRLVKIHPASEQEIHSTEELQLLVKQSADSGEIEEENYEIIKNAFDFTDHSAKQIMVPRQNITSIDFEEDINEIINKIMDSGYSRIPVYVNSIDNVIGILYTKEIIREFVKRKGELSHDDLKELMRDAFFVVGSKKISDLLKTFQQKKQHLAIVIDEFGGTEGIITLEDILEELVGEIQDEEDDEEKLVDKIGDNTYWVQATQPLDEINEHLPKKLPLSEESEYNSLAGLILHELEDIPEENQEFDLLNYHFKILKMNNKSVELVELVYDEPNSLSDLAEKLGEV; from the coding sequence ATGGACTCGGACATAGTCAGGCTTTTACTAGCCGTATTTCTTGTATTATTAAATGGCTTTTTCGTAGCCGCAGAATTTTCAATTGTTAAAGTTCGTTACTCACAAATCCAAATAAAGGCAGCCGAAGGTAATTCTATGGCGAAGCAGGCAGAGCATATCATCAAACATCTTGATGAGTATCTATCTGCTACACAGCTTGGTATTACGTTGGCATCACTTGCTTTGGGTTGGGTTGGAGAAAGTGCTCTCCACCACGTTGTTGACAATATTTTCCATTCGTTGAATGTGGAAATGGCTCAGACAACAATTACCACAATTTCAGTGGTTACCAGTTTTGTTTTAATCACTGTCATGCATATTGTATTTGGAGAATTAATTCCTAAATCAATCGCGATCAGAAAATCGGAAGCAACTACAATGGCAACAGCAGTTCCGTTGAGAGTGTTTTATACGGTCTTTAAACCATTTATTTGGTTGATGAATTTAATGTCTAATACTTTTTTAAGATTAGTAAAAATACATCCGGCATCTGAACAAGAAATTCACTCAACCGAAGAACTTCAGCTTTTGGTAAAACAAAGTGCTGACAGCGGTGAAATTGAAGAAGAGAACTATGAAATCATTAAAAATGCGTTTGATTTTACAGATCACTCTGCAAAACAGATCATGGTACCTCGTCAGAATATTACTTCAATTGATTTTGAGGAAGATATTAATGAAATAATCAATAAAATTATGGATAGCGGGTATTCAAGAATTCCTGTTTATGTTAATTCTATTGATAATGTGATTGGTATTTTATACACGAAAGAAATCATCAGAGAATTTGTTAAGAGAAAAGGTGAATTGAGTCATGATGATCTTAAAGAATTAATGCGTGATGCGTTTTTTGTTGTTGGAAGTAAGAAAATTTCAGATCTATTAAAGACTTTCCAACAAAAGAAACAGCATTTGGCGATTGTAATAGACGAATTTGGTGGTACTGAAGGTATTATCACATTAGAAGATATTTTGGAGGAATTAGTAGGTGAAATTCAGGATGAAGAGGATGATGAAGAAAAGTTGGTTGATAAAATAGGAGATAATACCTATTGGGTACAGGCTACACAGCCTTTGGACGAGATCAATGAACATTTACCTAAGAAATTGCCTCTTTCAGAAGAGAGTGAATACAACTCTTTAGCTGGTCTTATCCTTCATGAATTGGAAGATATTCCGGAAGAAAACCAGGAATTTGACTTATTAAATTATCATTTCAAAATTTTGAAAATGAATAATAAGAGCGTTGAGCTTGTAGAATTGGTTTATGATGAACCAAATAGCCTGAGTGATCTGGCTGAAAAATTAGGGGAAGTTTAA
- the atpG gene encoding ATP synthase F1 subunit gamma — MANLKEIRGRISSISSTMQITRAMKMVSAAKLKKAQDAIVMLRPYSEKLQEIIQNVNSSSDPDQVSIYAQKREVKRVLFIAVTSNRGLAGAFNSNVVKELNIQFQNKAQYEVEVLTIGKKAYDAVRKTRSVYSNESAVFDNLNFEAVSNLTEAAMSSFKEGKFDEVYVIYNKFINAATQEVTTEQVLPISMAEVDAAEPQVETDYIFEPNRAEILDNLIPKSIKTQVFKAVLDSVASEHGARMTAMHKATDNAQELKNDLVIFYNKARQAAITNEILEIVSGAEALKNS, encoded by the coding sequence ATGGCAAACTTAAAAGAAATACGAGGAAGAATCAGTTCAATTTCATCTACGATGCAAATCACGCGTGCTATGAAAATGGTTTCCGCTGCGAAACTTAAAAAAGCACAGGATGCAATCGTAATGTTAAGACCTTATTCTGAAAAGCTACAGGAGATCATCCAGAATGTAAATTCTAGTTCAGATCCTGATCAGGTTTCTATTTATGCTCAAAAAAGAGAGGTTAAAAGAGTACTTTTCATCGCTGTAACTTCAAACAGAGGTTTGGCGGGTGCTTTCAACTCTAATGTTGTAAAGGAACTAAACATTCAGTTTCAGAATAAAGCTCAATATGAGGTTGAAGTTCTTACAATTGGTAAAAAAGCTTACGATGCTGTAAGAAAGACTCGTTCAGTTTACTCAAATGAAAGTGCCGTTTTTGATAATCTGAACTTTGAGGCAGTTTCTAATCTTACTGAAGCAGCAATGAGCAGTTTCAAAGAAGGGAAATTTGACGAAGTTTATGTAATCTACAATAAATTTATCAATGCTGCTACTCAAGAAGTTACTACAGAACAAGTTTTGCCTATTTCAATGGCAGAAGTTGATGCTGCAGAGCCTCAGGTAGAAACAGATTATATTTTTGAGCCGAATAGAGCTGAAATTTTAGATAATTTGATTCCAAAGTCTATTAAAACTCAGGTTTTCAAAGCTGTTTTAGATTCTGTAGCGTCTGAGCACGGTGCGAGAATGACAGCAATGCATAAAGCAACTGACAACGCACAGGAGCTTAAAAATGATTTGGTTATCTTCTACAACAAAGCAAGACAGGCAGCGATTACAAACGAAATCTTAGAGATCGTTTCTGGAGCAGAAGCCTTGAAAAATTCGTAA
- the atpA gene encoding F0F1 ATP synthase subunit alpha: protein MAEINPAEVSAILKQQLANFDTHANVEEVGTVLTIGDGIARVYGLENVQYGELVKFSSDVEGIVLNLEEDNVGVALLGESKLVREGDTVRRTNRISSIKVGEGMLGRVVDTLGNPIDGKGPISGELYEMPLERKAPGVIFRQPVTEPLQTGIVAIDSMIPVGRGQRELIIGDRQTGKTTVAIDTIINQREFFDAGNPVYCIYVAIGQKASTVAQIVKTLSDKGALAYTVIVAANASDPVPMQVYSAMAGASIGEFFRDTGRPALIIYDDLSKQAVAYRELSLLLRRPPGREAYPGDVFYLHSRLLERAAKVIADDKIASQMNDLPESLRPIVKGGGSLTALPIIETQAGDVSAYIPTNVISITDGQIFLESDLFNSGVRPAINVGISVSRVGGNAQIKSMKKVSGTLKLDQAQYKELEAFAKFGSDLDASTLAVISKGERNVELLKQPVNSPLPVDSQVAMIYAGTENLMRNVPIKKVKEFQIEYIEFLRSKHPETMAALKAGKIDDSITGVLKQAANDLASKYN, encoded by the coding sequence ATGGCAGAAATAAATCCGGCAGAAGTATCTGCGATCTTAAAACAGCAATTGGCCAACTTCGATACTCACGCAAACGTTGAGGAAGTAGGTACAGTTTTAACCATCGGTGATGGTATTGCTCGTGTATACGGGTTAGAAAACGTACAATACGGAGAGTTGGTGAAATTTTCTAGTGATGTAGAAGGTATTGTACTTAACCTTGAAGAAGACAACGTGGGTGTTGCTTTACTTGGTGAAAGTAAATTAGTAAGAGAAGGAGATACAGTAAGAAGAACAAACAGAATCTCTTCTATTAAAGTAGGAGAAGGTATGCTTGGTAGAGTAGTTGATACTCTTGGTAATCCTATCGATGGTAAAGGTCCTATCTCTGGGGAATTATACGAAATGCCATTGGAAAGAAAGGCTCCTGGAGTTATCTTCAGACAGCCGGTAACTGAGCCTTTACAAACAGGTATCGTTGCAATCGACTCTATGATCCCTGTAGGAAGAGGACAGAGAGAATTGATCATCGGTGACAGACAGACAGGTAAAACTACTGTTGCTATCGATACGATCATCAACCAAAGAGAATTTTTTGATGCTGGTAACCCAGTATATTGTATATATGTTGCGATCGGACAGAAAGCTTCTACAGTAGCTCAAATCGTTAAAACTCTTTCTGATAAAGGAGCTTTAGCATATACTGTAATCGTTGCTGCTAACGCATCAGATCCAGTTCCAATGCAGGTATATTCTGCAATGGCAGGTGCATCTATCGGTGAGTTCTTCAGAGACACTGGTAGACCGGCATTGATCATTTATGATGATTTATCTAAACAAGCGGTAGCTTACCGTGAGCTTTCTCTACTATTGAGAAGACCACCGGGACGTGAGGCTTATCCTGGAGACGTTTTCTATCTTCACTCAAGATTATTGGAAAGAGCTGCAAAAGTAATCGCTGATGATAAAATTGCTAGCCAAATGAATGATTTACCTGAGTCTTTAAGACCAATCGTAAAAGGTGGTGGTTCATTAACGGCACTTCCAATTATCGAAACTCAGGCTGGTGACGTTTCTGCGTATATTCCAACTAACGTAATCTCTATTACTGACGGACAGATCTTCTTGGAGTCTGACTTGTTCAACTCAGGGGTTCGTCCAGCGATCAACGTTGGTATCTCTGTATCGAGAGTAGGAGGTAACGCTCAGATTAAATCAATGAAAAAAGTTTCTGGTACTCTTAAATTAGACCAGGCTCAATATAAAGAATTGGAAGCGTTTGCTAAATTCGGTTCAGACCTTGATGCTTCTACTTTAGCAGTTATCTCTAAAGGTGAAAGAAACGTAGAGCTTCTTAAGCAGCCGGTAAATTCTCCACTTCCTGTAGATAGCCAAGTTGCTATGATCTATGCAGGTACAGAGAACTTAATGAGAAACGTTCCTATTAAGAAAGTAAAAGAATTCCAAATCGAATACATCGAGTTCTTAAGATCTAAGCACCCTGAAACAATGGCTGCTCTTAAAGCTGGGAAAATCGATGATTCAATCACAGGTGTTCTTAAGCAGGCGGCTAACGATTTAGCTTCTAAATATAATTAA
- the atpH gene encoding ATP synthase F1 subunit delta, with translation MLTSKVAKRYAQGLLEFTNETGQTATVFSEMKDVAKLMSQSTDLNKFFMTPYIDAKKKVEVAKEIFKSLSASSQNLITLVIRHGRENQLKNIAQEYINKVEDVNGVQRITLTTATQLSKENIDQILGSTNLVKEGSNFDLKLNVNPDLLGGYILRVGDQQIDASVKTKLNQVKKDFQLN, from the coding sequence ATGCTTACATCTAAAGTAGCTAAAAGATACGCGCAGGGTTTGCTTGAGTTCACTAATGAAACAGGCCAGACAGCTACTGTATTTTCTGAAATGAAAGATGTTGCGAAATTGATGTCTCAGTCTACGGATTTGAACAAATTTTTCATGACACCTTACATTGATGCTAAAAAGAAAGTAGAGGTAGCAAAAGAGATTTTCAAAAGTTTGTCGGCTTCTTCTCAAAATTTGATCACATTGGTTATCAGACATGGTCGTGAAAACCAATTGAAAAATATTGCTCAGGAATATATCAATAAAGTTGAAGATGTTAATGGAGTACAAAGAATAACTTTGACTACTGCAACTCAGCTTTCAAAAGAAAATATTGATCAGATATTAGGATCTACAAACTTAGTAAAAGAAGGTTCAAACTTTGATTTGAAACTAAATGTAAATCCTGATCTTTTAGGAGGATACATATTAAGAGTAGGAGATCAGCAGATCGATGCGTCTGTGAAAACTAAACTTAATCAGGTTAAAAAGGATTTTCAATTAAACTAA